The following coding sequences are from one Capsicum annuum cultivar UCD-10X-F1 chromosome 3, UCD10Xv1.1, whole genome shotgun sequence window:
- the LOC124896702 gene encoding uncharacterized protein LOC124896702, translating into MERIQNLSAVHKLSIIAILEPFTDNSQLNICRMHLKMNEATRNPNGKIWIFWTQDVSCKVLESDDQQITYEFKHVEHPSTFLMTFIYAKCRDHLRRPLWDRLLQVATTELPWCTVGDFNVITDLDEKLGGIPYNMKKSFDFIGVIESCGLLDIGFHGQKYTWCNQRSITDRIWKRLDRAMVNDKWLECMPFTSNTHLSSVGSDYTPLLIEMKVRQENITRYFKFLNCWVENSSFLETVSNCWNRECDGNPMWRFHMKMKRLFSTLSTWSKAEYGDIFATVKEYEEKIRSAEEELIINNTDENRAT; encoded by the coding sequence ATGGAAAGAATTCAAAATCTTTCTGCAGTTCATAAGTTGTCTATAATTGCAATTCTTGAGCCTTTTACAGACAACTCACAACTCAACATTTGTAGAATGCATCTCAAGATGAATGAGGCTACTCGTAATCCCAATGGAaagatttggattttttggactcaAGATGTCAGCTGTAAAGTCTTGGAATCTGATGACCAACAGATTACATATGAATTCAAACATGTGGAACATCCTTCTACCTTTCTTATGACCTTTATTTATGCCAAATGTAGAGATCATTTAAGAAGGCCTTTGTGGGATAGGTTACTGCAGGTTGCTACTACTGAGCTTCCTTGGTGTACAGTGGGTGATTTTAATGTGATTACTGATCTGGATGAGAAGCTAGGGGGCATCCCTTACAACATGaaaaaaagttttgattttattgGGGTTATAGAGTCTTGTGGTCTTCTGGATATTGGTTTTCATGGACAGAAGTATACTTGGTGTAATCAAAGATCTATCACTGATAGAATTTGGAAAAGACTTGACAGAGCTATGGTTAATGATAAGTGGTTAGAGTGCATGCCGTTCACTTCTAATACTCATCTATCTTCTGTGGGATCTGATTACACACCGTTACTTATAGAAATGAAAGTCAGACAAGAGAACATCACCAGATACTTCAAATTCTTAAATTGTTGGGTTGAAAATAGTTCGTTTCTTGAGACTGTTAGTAACTGCTGGAACAGGGAGTGTGATGGAAATCCTATGTGGAGATTCCATATGAAAATGAAGAGACTTTTTTCAACCCTTAGCACGTGGTCTAaagctgaatatggtgatattTTTGCCACGGTTAAAGAGTATGAAGAAAAAATCAGAAGTGCAGAAGAGGAGCTAATTATCAACAACACTGACGAAAACAGAGCTACATGA
- the LOC107853068 gene encoding pectin acetylesterase 8-like, with translation MSQGQRRAVGGAVPTQSKADAVNGLPRGCSTQRIARIYDDSNKIYSTCFHTYLFSGHQQNCICKNFYNWNNVFARYCDGGAFTGDIKSVDPATNLHFRGARIFDAVIEAILFGGSANGYPAMLYCDHFHNLLPKAQSEMLG, from the exons ATGTCGCAAGGCCAAAGGCGAGCTGTTGGGGGTGCTGTGCCCACCCAAAGCAAGGCTGATGCAGTGAATGGTCTCCCTAGAGGGTGCAGCACACAACGCATAGCCAG GATATATGATGATAGCAACAAGATCTATTCAACTtgttttcatacttatttgttCTCTGGCCATCAGCAAAATTGTATCTGCAAAA ATTTTTACAATTGGAACAATGTCTTTGCTAGGTATTGTGATGGTGGAGCTTTCACCGGAGATATCAAAAGTGTTGATCCC GCTACCAATCTTCATTTTAGAGGTGCAAGGATATTTGATGCAGTAATTGAG GCCATTCTTTTTGGTGGTTCTGCTAATGGATATCCAGCAATGCTATACTGTGATCACTTTCACAATTTATTACCTAAAGCTCAGAGTGAAATGCTTGGTTGA